The following proteins come from a genomic window of Bos mutus isolate GX-2022 chromosome 23, NWIPB_WYAK_1.1, whole genome shotgun sequence:
- the PRSS16 gene encoding LOW QUALITY PROTEIN: thymus-specific serine protease (The sequence of the model RefSeq protein was modified relative to this genomic sequence to represent the inferred CDS: inserted 1 base in 1 codon) — MDIGPVPWLGPLLLVSLWASSAPASLLRRLGEHILRFQESSALGLGLGPDSVTLPKEGWLEQPLDPFNASDRRSFLQRYWVNDQHWTSQDGPVFLHLGGEGSLGPGSVMRGHPANLAPIWGALVISLEHRFYGLSIPAEGLDMAQLRFLSSRHALADAASARLTLSRLFNVSSTSPWICFGGSYAGSLAAWARLKFPHLFFASIASSAPVRAILDFSKYNDVVSRSLMNTAIGGSLECREAASAAFAEVERRLRASRGAWATLSVELGACGSLERAEDQAELLGALQALVGGAVQYDGQAGAPLSVRQLCRLLLGDRGNCKGNCSGSAPYRGLRRAVQVVTHSLGQRCLSIPRAETVAQLRVTEXQVSSVGDRQWLYQTCTEFGYYVTCEVPGCPFSQLPALPSELELCEQVFGLSTSSVAQAVAQTNSYYGGQTPGATQVLFINGDTDPWHVLSVTQPLGSSEPALLIPSASHCLDMAPERPSDSPSLRLARQKVSQQLQTWLGLAKKSQVRGAV, encoded by the exons ATGGACATCGGGCCTGTACCATGGCTGGGCCCTCTGCTCCTGGTTTCCCTCTGGGCGTCCTCAGCTCCAG CTTCCCTCCTTCGGCGCCTTGGTGAGCACATCCTGAGGTTTCAGGAGAGCTCAGCCTTGGGCTTGGGGCTGGGCCCAGATTCTGTGACCCTCCCAAAAGAGGGGTGGTTGGAGCAGCCACTGGACCCCTTCAATGCCTCTGACAGACGCTCCTTCCTGCAG CGGTACTGGGTAAATGACCAACATTGGACCAGCCAGGATGGACCTGTATTCCTGCATCTGGGGGGTGAAGGCAGCCTGGGACCTGGTTCAGTGATGAGAG GGCACCCTGCAAATCTGGCCCCAATCTGGGGGGCCCTAGTGATAAGTCTGGAACATAGATTTTATGGCCTGAGTATACCTGCTGAGGGGCTGGACATGGCCCAGCTCCGCTTCTTGTCCAGCCGCCATGC GCTGGCGGATGCGGCCTCTGCCCGCCTCACACTCTCCCGCCTCTTCAACGTCTCCTCGACCAGCCCCTGGATCTGCTTCGGAGGTTCCTATGCTGGCTCCCTGGCTGCCTGGGCCCGGCTAAAG tttccccatctcttttttGCCTCCATCGCCTCTTCCGCTCCGGTGCGGGCCATACTGGATTTCTCCAAGTATAATGAC GTGGTGTCTAGAAGCCTAATGAACACTGCGATTGGCGGATCCCTGGAG TGCCGGGAGGCGGCGTCCGCAGCCTTTGCGGAGGTGGAGCGGCGGCTGCGCGCGAGCAGAGGGGCTTGGGCAACGCTGAGCGTGGAGCTGGGAGCGTGCGGGTCTCTGGAGCGCGCTGAGGACCAGGCCGAGCTTCTGGGGGCGCTGCAGGCACTCGTGGGAGGTGCGGTGCAGTACGATGGGCAAGCTGGAGCGCCCCTGAGTGTGCGACAGCTCTGCAGACTCCTCCTCGGTGATCGGGGCAACTGCAAGGGCAACTGCAGCGGCTCTGCACCCTACCGCGGGCTTCGTCGGGCAGTGCAG GTTGTCACACACAGCCTGGGTCAGAGGTGTTTAAGCATTCCTCGAGCAGAGACAGTGGCACAGCTGAGGGTCACAG CTCAAGTGTCCAGCGTGGGTGACCGGCAGTGGTTGTACCAAACTTGTACCGAGTTTGGCTACT ACGTCACCTGTGAGGTCCCCGGGTGCCCTttctcccagctcccagctctgccctccgAGCTTGAGCTATGTGAACAGGTGTTTGGGCTTTCAACCTCATCTGTAGCTCAGGCTGTGGCCCAGACCAACTCCTATTATGGTGGCCAGACCCCAGGAGCCACCCAAGTGCTGTTTATTAATG ggGATACAGACCCCTGGCATGTGCTAAGTGTAACACAGCCTTTGGGATCTTCCGAGCCAGCCCTTCTCATCCCTAGTGCTTCTCATTGCTTGGACATGGCACCTGAGAGACCCTCAGATTCCCCGAGCCTCCGCCTTGCGCGACAG AAAGTCTCCCAGCAGCTGCAGACCTGGCTTGGGCTGGCAAAGAAGAGCCAAGTTAGGGGTGCTGTCTGA